A section of the Anabaena cylindrica PCC 7122 genome encodes:
- a CDS encoding DegT/DnrJ/EryC1/StrS family aminotransferase, whose translation MTIKVPFVDLNLQHQPIQTQLQQAIQDVLAKGDFILGQAVSDFEEAFAAASGTEYGIGVASGTDAIALGLQACHIGAGDEVILPANTFIATLIGVVSAGATPILVDCDPQTALIDLEAASKAITPRTKAIIPVHLYGQMVSPSQLFDFADTHKVLIFEDAAQAHLAEREGYKAGSVGMAAAFSFYPSKNLGAFGDGGMVITRDADVAAKMRRLRNYGSSQKYVHLEPGTNSRLDTLQAAILHQKLPHLSGWNSDRFTIAKQYNIELESLESAGVIPMVNQSGTGHIYHLYVIKIDDSCPLERQQLQDQLTAVGIQTGIHYPIPCHLQPAFSQLGYQQGDFPQSEKLSQQILSLPMYPGLNNSQIKEVVTAIFSSFNIAKK comes from the coding sequence ATGACTATTAAAGTTCCTTTTGTAGACCTAAATTTACAACATCAGCCGATTCAAACTCAGTTGCAACAGGCAATTCAGGATGTATTGGCAAAGGGAGATTTTATTTTAGGACAAGCTGTATCCGATTTTGAAGAAGCGTTTGCAGCGGCATCTGGTACGGAGTACGGAATTGGTGTGGCATCGGGAACCGATGCGATCGCTCTCGGACTGCAAGCTTGTCACATCGGTGCTGGTGATGAAGTCATTTTACCAGCTAATACTTTTATTGCCACACTGATCGGTGTGGTTAGTGCTGGTGCTACACCAATTTTAGTAGATTGTGACCCCCAAACAGCTTTAATTGACTTGGAAGCAGCCTCTAAAGCCATTACACCCCGCACCAAAGCTATTATTCCCGTACATCTATATGGTCAAATGGTATCACCAAGCCAATTATTTGACTTTGCTGATACTCATAAAGTGCTAATTTTTGAAGATGCAGCCCAAGCCCACTTGGCAGAAAGAGAAGGATATAAAGCAGGTTCGGTGGGCATGGCAGCAGCCTTTAGTTTCTATCCCAGCAAGAATTTAGGGGCTTTTGGGGATGGGGGAATGGTAATAACACGAGATGCAGACGTAGCGGCAAAAATGCGTCGGTTGCGAAATTATGGCTCATCTCAAAAGTATGTGCATCTTGAACCAGGTACTAATAGCCGTTTAGATACCTTGCAAGCAGCAATATTACACCAAAAATTACCTCATCTATCTGGGTGGAATAGCGATCGCTTTACCATTGCTAAACAGTATAATATAGAACTAGAATCATTAGAGTCTGCTGGTGTAATCCCCATGGTTAACCAAAGTGGCACAGGACATATATATCATCTCTATGTCATCAAAATTGATGATTCTTGTCCTCTCGAACGCCAGCAACTACAAGATCAACTGACAGCAGTCGGAATTCAAACTGGTATTCATTACCCAATTCCCTGTCATCTTCAACCCGCATTTAGCCAATTAGGTTATCAACAAGGAGACTTCCCTCAATCAGAAAAATTATCCCAACAAATATTATCCTTGCCCATGTACCCAGGTTTAAACAATAGTCAAATTAAAGAAGTTGTAACTGCTATCTTTTCAAGCTTCAACATCGCCAAAAAATGA